The following are encoded together in the Oreochromis aureus strain Israel breed Guangdong linkage group 18, ZZ_aureus, whole genome shotgun sequence genome:
- the LOC116316219 gene encoding aquaporin-1-like, translating to MSEIKLWSFWRAVLAECLGMIIFIFIGLSAAVGDPNDLNPDREIKVAFAFGLAIATLAECIGHVSGAHLNPAITLGLVTSCHMSLLRALFYMLAQMLGAVVGSAIVYGIRAEHNDSLGVNELNDISPAQGFGIEFMLTLQLVLCVVALNDKRRQIGGFAPLAYGFSVTLGHLAGISYTGCGINPARSFGPAIIRQAFNDHWVYWAGPMSAGVVAALLYNYVLAPSDESFKEKTQILLCRAPEQESETEPLLEDVGDVE from the exons ATGTCAGAGATTAAATTGTGGTCGTTTTGGAGGGCAGTTCTGGCGGAGTGCTTGGGAATGATCATCTTTATCTTCATCGGCCTCTCTGCTGCAGTAGGAGATCCAAATGACTTGAACCCTGACCGTGAGATCAAAGTGGCGTTTGCTTTCGGCCTGGCCATCGCCACGCTAGCCGAGTGCATAGGTCACGTTAGCGGTGCCCACCTGAATCCTGCCATCACCCTGGGCCTGGTGACCAGCTGTCATATGAGTCTTCTCCGAGCCCTCTTCTACATGTTGGCTCAGATGTTGGGGGCAGTGGTTGGCAGTGCCATTGTGTATGGTATCAGGGCAGAACATAACGATTCACTTGGTGTTAACGAG CTAAATGATATCAGCCCAGCTCAAGGTTTTGGCATAGAGTTCATGCTCACTCTGCAGCTGGTCCTGTGCGTGGTCGCACTCAATGACAAAAGACGTCAAATTGGCGGCTTTGCACCTCTGGCATATGGCTTCTCTGTAACGCTTGGACATCTCGCTGGG ATCTCCTATACAGGATGTGGGATCAATCCAGCTCGATCCTTTGGACCTGCAATTATACGGCAGgcttttaatgatcactgg GTGTACTGGGCCGGACCGATGAGTGCTGGAGTGGTGGCAGCGCTTCTGTATAATTATGTGCTGGCACCCAGTGACGAgagcttcaaagaaaaaacacaaatcttGCTTTGCCGGGCCCCAGAACAGGAATCTGAAACCGAGCCCCTGCTGGAGGATGTTGGAGATGTAGAATAA